Genomic segment of Hemitrygon akajei unplaced genomic scaffold, sHemAka1.3 Scf000101, whole genome shotgun sequence:
cccacaaatccccccattttctaaatcatatcccaaacaattccaagtttgatatcccttccaatattatctccatataacctccagtaaatcacctccttcctcaccacggcctttgcccttttattgttaataatgtaactcggagactgatgcaccatcacataaaaactcacatttctcccaatttgcttcctgtcccgttataaatccaaatccaaactcataaagacaagaaggctgactgacgttcacataaactaatcaccctctgagttcccatttgagcgacaggcacgGCAGCCAATgccagcaggggtcagtgttaagtctgcgctacgataggctggaggaaatcggcccatgatcagcccctcctcttccgctccatcgccatggcggtgATCAGCGGATCGCTTCTGtgggtgtcgccggcctcggcgcccacaaggacgggtgtgattccccttcgcgcctcggtgggtctgtttcggtgacgtctgtggtggctgacgaaacatgcttcgacagggagcgagcgaggaaaatgactacaactcccagaaggccccactgatgacgttgcgGTGTTgattaggggtaaggtataaaagcaaaatggaggaaaatgtaaggcattacgttttctgtactgtgtcgtgccttcaatgaaaaattaaaagagagattccagcgagaaatagatagaacatagaacaatacagcacagtacaggcccttcggcccacaatgttgtgccgacccttaaacgctgcctccctaaatttaaattcctccatacacctgtctagtagtctcttaaacttcactagtgtatctgcctccaccactgactcgggcagtgcattccacgcaccaaccacactctgagtataaaatcttcctcaaatatcccccttgaacttccctccccttaccttaaagccatgtccccttgtattgagcagtggtgccctggggaagaggcgctggctgtccattctatctgttacccttaatatcaactatacctctatcatttctcctctcatcctccttctctccagagagtaaagccctagctcccttaatctctgatcataatccatactctaaaccaggcagcattctggtgaatctcctctgtaccctttccaatgcttccacatccttcctatagtgaggtggccagaactggacagagtactccaagtgtggcccaaccagagttttatagagctgcatcattacatcaccactcttaaactctatccctcgacttataaaagctaacaacccataagctttcttaactactctgtctacctgtgaggcaactttcagggatctgtggacatgtagccccagatccctctgctcctctactcttccaagtatcctgccatttactttgtactctgccttggagtttgtccttctaaagtgtaccagctcacacttctgcaggttgaacgctatctgccacttctcagccctctcctgcatcctatcaatgtctctctgcattctttgacaatcctcttcactgtccacaacaccaccaacctttgtgtcttcagcaaacttgccaatccatccttctaccccgacatccaggtcattaataaaaatcacgaaaggcagtggtcccagaactgatccttgtgggacacgactagtcacaaccctccaatccgaatgtactccctccaccacaactctctgctttctgcaggcaagccaactctgaatccacctggtcaaacatccctggatcccatgccttctgactttctgaataagcctacagtctggaaccttatcaaatgcattactaaaatccatgtagatcacatccactgcaataccctcatctatatgcctggtcacctcctaaaagaactccatcaggcttgttagacacgatctgcccttcagaaagccatgctgactgtcactgatcagaccatgattctctaaatgccaattgatcctatctttgtgaatcttttccaacagctttcccaccacagatgtaaggctcaatggtctataattatccggactgaccctactaccctttttgaacaaggggacaacattcgcctccctccaatcctccgggaccattcccgtgggcaataaggacataatgatcctagcaagaggctcagcaatctatttcctcgcctcggatgcagaactgggaagtggcagatggagttcaacacagatgaagagattcatttctgcaggtcaaatttgaacacagaatatcatattaatgatgagactcttggcagtgtggagggtcagagagatcttggggtctgtgtccatacgacattcaaagctgctgcgaaggttggcagtgttgttaggaaggcgtctggtgtgatggccttcatcaaccatgggattgagttcaagagctgtgaggtgatgttgaagctatatttctcctaacctgtacataagtaattgtaataagatgatgagaggctttgaccatgtggataaccagaggcattttcccaggcttgaagtgactaacacgaggggacgtagttttaagctgcttggaattcggtactgagggaatgtcaggggtaagtttcttacacagagagtggtgggtgcatggaatgcactgcctgcagcgatagtggaggtggatacaataggatattttaagagactcttagataggtacatggagcttagaaacatagaggaatatacgatcaggaaatcctaggcagtctctagagtaggttacatggtcggtacaacattgtgggctgaagagcctgtaatgtgctgtagatttctgtgttctgtgtcaaagacaggcagagggattagtttaattggacaggaggacagcatggaaaggttgggccgaagggcctgtgtttgtGCCGTAAgagaggggttctgtcccaaccatcgactctattaccctcaacagatgctgcctgacttgacaacgttcttgaaaaattacattcagttccgcttagcattctgtacaaaggatgttttgtgctggaagagtgcagaggagattcatcatgattgagggggcttgtgttcctaagtccataaggcataggaacagaattaggccattcagcccattgagtcagccgcctttccatcatggctgatcccagatcgcactcaattccagatatctgacctcccgccatatcctttgatgccctgaccgatcaggaaatgatcaacttccgccttgaatatacccacacactcggcctccaccgcagtctgtggcagagcattccacagatccaatacaccttggctaataaaaaaaataagctgcttacctctgtttgaaaaggtggcccctcgactttgtggctgtgccccaccacaggaaataccttctccacatccaccttatccagtcctttcaacattcggtaggtttcaatgagatgccccgtatttttctgagttccagtgagcacagggtcaaagctgccaagtgctcctcatattttaaccccttcattcctgaaatcatctttctgaacctcctctggactctctccaatgacaacacatcctgtctgagatatggggcccaacattgttgacaatactccaagtgtggcctgactcgtgtcttataaagcctcagcattatctcgttgctgttatattcatggggcgatattggactgtgttgatctacagggcagcagggccccggggatcgggggggagactcgggcagcagggccccggggatcgggggggagactcgggcagcggggccccggggatcgggggtgggagactcgagcagcgctggggatcgggggagactcgggcagccgggccccggggatcggggggagactcgggcagccggtccccggggatcggggatagactcgggcagcggggccccggggataggggggagactcgggcagcggggccccggggataggGGGAGACTAGGGCAGcgctggggatcggggggagactcgggcagccgggctccggggatcggggggagactcgggcagtggTGCCCCGGGGTTTGGGGGGAGACGGGCGGCGGGGCTCCGggaatcgggggggagactcgggcggcgcggccccggggatcggtggAGACTCAGGtggcggggccccggggatcgggggggggggggagactgggGCAGCAGGGCCCCGGGGataggggggagactcgggcagcgctggggatcggggggagactcgggcagccggGCCCCGGggttcggggggagactcgggcggcggggctccgggaatcggggggagactcgggcggcgcggccccggggatcggggggagactcaggtggcggggccccggggatcggggggggagacTGGGGCAGCGGGGccctggggatcgggggagacacgggcagcggggccccggggatcggggaaaggccgctgggcctcaggcgcggtcgggtggccgacacgaacctttcCCGTGGTTTGACTCGATGAAAGTGGATGGACAtctaatgtctccccaagggttttACGCTGGAccgagagcagagagacccctggcccttgactcctcagacaggggctctcatggcccgcctcaaagggcctaactgggtggacaagcttccctgggtcctgctcggaatccgcacggcgcccaaagaagatctgcgcacctcgtcggccgagttggtgtacggcgcacccctggtcatcccaggggagttcataccagccccaagggggcaagaggaagaacccgcagcagtcctgagcagactacgcgagaggctcggcaacctggcccccatacccacttcgcagcatgggcagaacccgacctgcgtacccaaagacctgcgaaactgtaagtttgtgtttgtacgacagggcggacatcgggcaccgctacagctgccctacgaggggccgtttacggtgatcaggaacaacgggtccacgttcgtgctggacattggggggagagaggaggttttctcgGTGGACCGACtgaaaccggcccatgtggacgtggcgcagctGATTGGTTCATATTAAAGCAGagttgaccatcttcattaacaaaggtcatattaagttctctctcccaatgttgtttaaattttagtgattaaggggatctgtttttttttgcagatttatttatttttattttcctttattttgtgatggtcgattgatgacatgaagagttaattagcaaatattctctctctcatacacacttactgcaatatcttcatgttagacattttttacaaaaataattatctaagtttccatatatgcaagaatctgatttgttggatactgtttgaatatgaatcctttagtaagagattccattggtagaatttataatttatttttaatacattaatacaaaaagataacctctgaCCTAAGGTTTATACGTGATAGAATTAtttgttgtttcagacgtgatagagggggagtgatgaaagggggaggagtggcattactattcagggaaaatatcacagctgtgcgtagacaggacagcccggagggcttgtctacagaggccatatgggtggagctgaggaacaggaaaggtatgaccacactaataggggtgtattatagaccgcccaatagtcagagagaattggaggagcaaacctgtataaagatagaagaccgatgtaagaaacaggaagttgtaatagtagggaatTTTACttttcctcatattgactgggactcccaaactgtaaaaagactagatggcttggagtttgtgaaatgttttcaggaaagttttctaaaatcaatatatagaggtacctacgagagaggatgcaatacttgatctcctattaggaaaccagacagtcaggtgacagaagtatgtgtaggcgaacattttgggtccagtgaccataatgtcattagtttcaagttaattatgtatAAGGATGGGACTGGTCCtcaagttgaggttctaaattggagaagggccaattttgtggaaatgaaaaaggatctaggaagagtggattgggataattttttttttctggcgaggatgtgttcagtaagtggaaggccttc
This window contains:
- the LOC140723130 gene encoding uncharacterized protein isoform X4; translation: MGFTLDREQRDPWPLTPQTGALMARLKGPNWVDKLPWVLLGIRTAPKEDLRTSSAELVYGAPLVIPGEFIPAPRGQEEEPAAVLSRLRERLGNLAPIPTSQHGQNPTCVPKDLRNSIRIAQGSGESSGNPSAAAAGQLPSPSRKGRVCETAPDNRPRSSAGKGRAPSV
- the LOC140723130 gene encoding uncharacterized protein isoform X1, with amino-acid sequence MEFNTDEEIHFCRSNLNTEYHINDETLGSVEGQRDLGVCVHTTFKAAAKVGSVVRKASGVMAFINHGIEFKSCEGFTLDREQRDPWPLTPQTGALMARLKGPNWVDKLPWVLLGIRTAPKEDLRTSSAELVYGAPLVIPGEFIPAPRGQEEEPAAVLSRLRERLGNLAPIPTSQHGQNPTCVPKDLRNSIRIAQGSGESSGNPSAAAAGQLPSPSRKGRVCETAPDNRPRSSAGKGRAPSV
- the LOC140723130 gene encoding uncharacterized protein isoform X5, with the translated sequence MARLKGPNWVDKLPWVLLGIRTAPKEDLRTSSAELVYGAPLVIPGEFIPAPRGQEEEPAAVLSRLRERLGNLAPIPTSQHGQNPTCVPKDLRNSIRIAQGSGESSGNPSAAAAGQLPSPSRKGRVCETAPDNRPRSSAGKGRAPSV
- the LOC140723130 gene encoding uncharacterized protein isoform X2, whose translation is MEFNTDEEIHFCRSNLNTEYHINDETLGSVEGQRDLGVCVHTTFKAAAKVGSVVRKASGVMAFINHGIEFKSCEGFTLDREQRDPWPLTPQTGALMARLKGPNWVDKLPWVLLGIRTAPKEDLRTSSAELVYGAPLVIPGEFIPAPRGQEEEPAAVLSRLRERLGNLAPIPTSQHGQNPTCVPKDLRNSFPPQM
- the LOC140723130 gene encoding uncharacterized protein isoform X3; this translates as MSGGFTLDREQRDPWPLTPQTGALMARLKGPNWVDKLPWVLLGIRTAPKEDLRTSSAELVYGAPLVIPGEFIPAPRGQEEEPAAVLSRLRERLGNLAPIPTSQHGQNPTCVPKDLRNSIRIAQGSGESSGNPSAAAAGQLPSPSRKGRVCETAPDNRPRSSAGKGRAPSV